The Lysinibacillus irui sequence CGCCTTTGGCAAGGAGTGCATCTACTACTTTCCCTAAACATTCATCTACTGCCTCAATGGCTTTAATAGTTGGCTCAAGCATTCCACTATGACCAACCATATCAGGGTTAGCAAAATTAAGAATAATGCCATCAAATCGATCAGCCTCAATCTCTGCAAGCAAGGCTTCTGTCACCTCATAGGCAGACATTTCAGGTTTTAAATCATATGTTGCAACCTTTGGTGATGCAATTAAAATACGTTCTTCACCTGGGAATTTTTCCTCACGGCCACCACTCATAAAGAATGTAACATGTGGATATTTTTCCGTTTCAGCAATACGTAATTGTGTTTTACCATTCGTTGAAAGTACTTCACCAATCGTATTTTTCAGGTTGTCGTTTTCATAAGCAACCTGTGCGTTCACTTCATCACTATAGTGTGTGAAGGACACAAATTTTAAATTTTTTGGATGGTTTGCAGATACCGCAAATCCATCAAATGTTTCATTTGTAAACACTGTGGATAGCTGGATGGCACGATCAGGACGGAAGTTAAAGAAAATAACTGCATCATTATCACGAATCGTTGCTACTGGCTCACCATGCTCTTGAATACTAAATGGAATGACAAATTCATCTGTCACTTCACGTTCATAGGATGCTGCCACACCACTTTTTGCACTTTCTGCTGCTTGGCCAACACCATCTACCAATACATTATACGTAAGTGCAACACGATCCCAACGTTTGTCACGATCCATGGCGTAGTAACGTCCATGTATCGAAGCAAATTGACCAATACCCATTTCTGTCATCTGTTTTTCTGTTTCTTCGATATAGTCTAAGGCTGTTGTAGGACCAACATCTCGACCATCTAAGAAGCCATGTACATAAACGTCCTCTAACCCTTGTTGTTTAGCCAGCTTTAATAACGCAAACATGTGCTCATAATGACTATGCACACCGCCATCTGACAGTAAGCCCATCACATGTAGCTTTGACTGATGTGCTTTTACATGTGCCACTGCATCTATAAATGCTTGATTTGTAAAGAAGTCCCCTTCACGAATGGACTTATTTAAACGTGTTAAGCTTTGATAAACAATACGTCCAGCACCGATATTTAAGTGACCTACCTCGGAATTACCCATCTGACCCTCTGGTAATCCAACTGCCTCTCCCGCTGCTGTTAATGTCGCGTGGGGGTATTGGCTCCAATATCGATCAAAATTAGGCTTGTTAGCCTGTGCTACTGCATTCCCAAATGTTTCATCACGAAATGCAAAGCCATCTAAAATAATTAATGCTACTGGCTTTTTAGGCATTTGCTGCCGCCTCCAATAATGTTAAATAAGATTCTGGTTGTAAGCTTGCTCCACCAACTAAAGCACCATCAATATGTTCTTTTGCTAAAAGCTCCTGAATGTTGTCAGGCTTCACACTGCCACCATATTGAATGCGAACAGCATTCGCCGTTTCAGCATCATACAGCTCTTCGATAACTGCTCGAATGGCTCCACATACTTGATTTGCATCATCTGCAGTAGCAGTTTTACCAGTTCCAATCGCCCAAATCGGTTCATAGGCAATGACCATATGCTCTATTTGCTGTGCTTCAAACCCAGCCAGTGCCGCTTTAATCTGACCTGCCACCTTTTGTTCTGTTGTGCCAGCTTCACGTTCTTCTAGTGTTTCACCACAGCAAATAATTGGTACGATGCTATGTGCGAGTGCCGCTACTACCTTCTTATTAATAGCGTCATCTGTTTCATTGTAGTATTCACGACGTTCTGAATGTCCTAAAATGACATAATCTACTTCTACACTTGCAAGCTGTGCTGGGCTAATTTCACCAGTAAAGGCCCCTTCATTTTCATAGTGCATTGTTTGAGCGCCAATCGCTAATTCTGATTCGCTTGCAACCTGCACAAGTGTAGGTAGGTAAAGAGCTGGTGCGCAAACAACAGCATCTACTTTCTCATTAGAAGGGAGTTTATCCTGCACTGCATCTACAAACTGAATAGCTTCCTCAAATGTTTTAAACATTTTCCAGTTACCTGCAATAATTGGTTTACGCATCATCATGCCTCCGATATGTTTAGTTCGCTTATTTATCGTTTAGTGCTACAATTCCTGGAAGCTCTTTGCCTTCCATTAATTCTAGGGAAGCACCGCCACCTGTAGAAATGTGATCCATTTTGTCCGCCACTTCAAACTTTTCAACAGCAGCTGCTGAATCACCACCACCGATCACTGTATAGCCTGTTGTTGCCGCCATTGCATCGGCAACTGTTTTTGTACCGTTTGCAAATTTATCCATTTCGAAGACACCCATTGGACCATTCCAAATGATTAATTTAGAGTTTTTAATCACTTCTGCATAGTGAGCAGCCGTTTTTGGTCCAATATCTAGACCCATCCAATCAGCTGGAATAGCGTCTACATCAACGATTTGTGTTTCTGCATCTTGTGAGAATTCATTGGCAACGACAGCGTCGATTGGCATATGTAATTGCACGCCTTTTGCTTTTGCTTTTTCAATGAAAGATTTAGCTAGCTCGATTTTATCTTCTTCTAACAAGGATTTACCGATATCGTGCCCTTGTGCCTTGATAAATGTAAATGATAAACCACCACCGATAATTAAGTGATCTACTTTTTCTAATAGGCTTTCAATTACGCCAATTTTATCTTTTACTTTAGCACCACCGATAATTGCAGTAAATGGATGCTCAGGGTTAGATAAAGCTTTTCCTAATACATCTAATTCCTTTTGCATAAGGAAACCAGAGACAGCTGGAATATGCTTAGCAATCCCTTCTGTAGAAGCATGTGCACGGTGAGCTGCACCGAAAGCATCATTGACATAAATATCCGCTAGCTGAGCAAATTGCTGTGCTAATGCTGGATCATTTTTCTCTTCCCCTGCATGGAAGCGAACATTTTCAAGAAGAAGGATGTCTCCATCCTGCATGTTTGCAACGGCTTCTTCCACCGCTTGCCCAATAGATTCTTCAAGCTTCATAACAGGCTTGCCCATTAATTCAGCTAAGCGAATACCAACAGCTGTTAAACGCATGTCTTCTTTTACTTCACCCTTTGGACGACCTAAGTGAGAAGCTAAAATAACTTTCGCACCCTGCTCTACTAAATACTTTATTGTAGGAATAGCTGCACGAATACGTGTTTCGTCGGTAATGGCGCCATCTGCCATTGGAACATTAAAATCTACACGTACAAAAACGCGTTTACCCTTAACATCAATATCTTTCATTGTCTTCTTATTTAACATGAAGAAACTCCCTTCAAAGTTTGTTTTAGTTTTACATCC is a genomic window containing:
- the gpmI gene encoding 2,3-bisphosphoglycerate-independent phosphoglycerate mutase, translated to MPKKPVALIILDGFAFRDETFGNAVAQANKPNFDRYWSQYPHATLTAAGEAVGLPEGQMGNSEVGHLNIGAGRIVYQSLTRLNKSIREGDFFTNQAFIDAVAHVKAHQSKLHVMGLLSDGGVHSHYEHMFALLKLAKQQGLEDVYVHGFLDGRDVGPTTALDYIEETEKQMTEMGIGQFASIHGRYYAMDRDKRWDRVALTYNVLVDGVGQAAESAKSGVAASYEREVTDEFVIPFSIQEHGEPVATIRDNDAVIFFNFRPDRAIQLSTVFTNETFDGFAVSANHPKNLKFVSFTHYSDEVNAQVAYENDNLKNTIGEVLSTNGKTQLRIAETEKYPHVTFFMSGGREEKFPGEERILIASPKVATYDLKPEMSAYEVTEALLAEIEADRFDGIILNFANPDMVGHSGMLEPTIKAIEAVDECLGKVVDALLAKGGAAIITADHGNSDEVLTLAGEPMTAHTTNPVPVIVTKPNLVLRNGGILADLAPTMLELLEVSQPTEMTGKSLIEKEEN
- the tpiA gene encoding triose-phosphate isomerase, whose translation is MRKPIIAGNWKMFKTFEEAIQFVDAVQDKLPSNEKVDAVVCAPALYLPTLVQVASESELAIGAQTMHYENEGAFTGEISPAQLASVEVDYVILGHSERREYYNETDDAINKKVVAALAHSIVPIICCGETLEEREAGTTEQKVAGQIKAALAGFEAQQIEHMVIAYEPIWAIGTGKTATADDANQVCGAIRAVIEELYDAETANAVRIQYGGSVKPDNIQELLAKEHIDGALVGGASLQPESYLTLLEAAANA
- a CDS encoding phosphoglycerate kinase; translation: MLNKKTMKDIDVKGKRVFVRVDFNVPMADGAITDETRIRAAIPTIKYLVEQGAKVILASHLGRPKGEVKEDMRLTAVGIRLAELMGKPVMKLEESIGQAVEEAVANMQDGDILLLENVRFHAGEEKNDPALAQQFAQLADIYVNDAFGAAHRAHASTEGIAKHIPAVSGFLMQKELDVLGKALSNPEHPFTAIIGGAKVKDKIGVIESLLEKVDHLIIGGGLSFTFIKAQGHDIGKSLLEEDKIELAKSFIEKAKAKGVQLHMPIDAVVANEFSQDAETQIVDVDAIPADWMGLDIGPKTAAHYAEVIKNSKLIIWNGPMGVFEMDKFANGTKTVADAMAATTGYTVIGGGDSAAAVEKFEVADKMDHISTGGGASLELMEGKELPGIVALNDK